The Ignatzschineria rhizosphaerae genome contains a region encoding:
- a CDS encoding FimD/PapC C-terminal domain-containing protein — MRGETALSIISLRDGSHPPFGAMVYRENGDNKEVAIVAESGLTYIMGLQPDHKYTVKWNGSSSCDLKIPSLNPDDLKNLTCY, encoded by the coding sequence ATTCGTGGAGAAACAGCATTATCAATAATTTCTTTACGAGATGGATCACACCCTCCTTTTGGGGCAATGGTATATAGAGAAAATGGAGACAATAAGGAAGTCGCAATTGTTGCTGAAAGTGGGCTGACATACATCATGGGATTACAGCCAGACCATAAGTATACAGTGAAATGGAATGGATCTAGCTCATGCGATTTGAAGATACCTTCATTAAACCCAGATGATCTTAAAAACTTAACATGCTATTAA
- a CDS encoding fimbria/pilus outer membrane usher protein, whose protein sequence is MYISSRRNKSRNKFFSGDISYGLTSDISVFGGIQHTTNSEFQAVNLGLGLNLHQFGAISFDVTHSKSDIKGLNDRRTGQSYRFNYAKKFSAGTTLNFAGYRFSSSGFRGVSDYISLKQHIRPENSGMTSHQPYYEKNRVSVSVSQYIEPADIYISKTISTEIYWNRPGNNSSYNILIGKTIKTPGLFENTSLNLSLSQDKYDGGDNDKIIALFVTIPLGEDRDSLSYNGGYSSSSKRIDQQVRYNNHGLGGDYSIDVNTNNKRDFSGSIDYSLTGYYNTNTRYGTATTSFNHTKNYDSVRAGYNGSMTLTQHRLATHGAAYGPETSRLILDAGAPNVQLGNDSSKLKSNTFGLIGVPSVSPYSFVSYSVNNDNLPNDVQITDSVVNLAVDTGAIAYLSLGEFVEKQHYQ, encoded by the coding sequence TTGTATATATCCTCTCGTCGGAACAAAAGTAGGAACAAATTTTTTTCAGGCGATATCTCTTATGGTTTAACGAGTGATATCTCCGTTTTTGGTGGTATTCAGCATACTACTAATAGTGAATTCCAGGCTGTAAACCTTGGTTTAGGTTTAAACTTACACCAATTTGGTGCTATATCATTTGATGTTACGCACTCCAAAAGTGATATTAAAGGGCTTAATGATCGCAGAACAGGTCAAAGTTATCGTTTTAACTATGCAAAAAAATTTAGCGCCGGAACAACCTTAAACTTCGCAGGATATCGCTTCTCAAGTAGTGGTTTTAGAGGTGTAAGTGATTATATTAGTCTAAAACAACATATTCGACCAGAAAACTCTGGAATGACTAGCCATCAACCTTATTATGAAAAAAATCGAGTTTCAGTAAGTGTTTCTCAATATATAGAACCTGCCGACATCTATATTTCAAAAACAATTTCAACAGAAATATATTGGAATAGACCAGGTAATAACTCAAGTTACAATATATTAATTGGTAAAACAATAAAAACACCTGGGCTTTTTGAAAACACCTCTCTTAACCTTTCTCTATCTCAAGATAAATATGATGGTGGAGACAATGATAAAATAATAGCCCTATTTGTCACTATTCCTTTAGGAGAGGACAGAGACTCATTGAGTTATAACGGAGGCTATTCAAGCTCTAGTAAGAGGATTGATCAACAGGTTCGTTATAATAACCATGGTTTAGGTGGGGATTATTCAATTGATGTTAACACGAATAATAAAAGAGATTTCAGCGGTAGTATAGATTATTCATTAACAGGATATTACAACACAAATACACGCTATGGTACCGCTACTACAAGTTTCAACCATACTAAAAATTATGATTCTGTCAGAGCTGGGTATAATGGCTCAATGACATTAACTCAACATAGGCTAGCAACTCATGGAGCTGCTTATGGACCAGAAACATCACGATTAATATTAGATGCGGGCGCACCTAACGTACAGTTAGGAAATGATAGTAGTAAATTAAAGAGTAATACTTTTGGACTAATTGGGGTACCAAGTGTTTCACCTTACTCCTTTGTCAGTTACTCCGTAAATAATGATAATTTACCTAACGATGTTCAAATTACAGACAGTGTCGTTAACTTAGCCGTTGATACCGGCGCAATCGCTTACCTCTCTTTAGGGGAATTCGTGGAGAAACAGCATTATCAATAA